The region ACTTCGACTATTCGCCCTAATATTATTTACCAGCTtgctttcatttttcatcttttctcttctaatgATATTTAGTTGCTCtcagtaggtttttaaaaacttcccaatcctctatcttcccactaacttttgctttgtTGTGTGTCTTTTCTTTTGCTTGCACaatagctttgatttcccttgtcagccatggttgtaccatTTTACCATtcgagtatttcttcatttttatcGGCATAACCGGTATAGAGGTATTGTTTGCACTCTGGGGTCAAATTAGTCGAATAAATTTCTACGACGTGACATACTGTTCCCTCGGACTCTGTGGAAGGCTGGTGTGGGGTATGCCTGCAGAATTATTTCAATCATTCTTAGCCATGAGTAAGATACCGGAGAATTAGAGAACAGATAATGATCCGTTGTTTAATAAAGTGTCTAAAAATTAGCCAGGGCCTTAGAAGTTGGTAAGCATGCAATCGGTAGTTCGAAAACTATGCTAAGGCCTTCTGAGAAACCGGTTATATTCTGAGAGACTGGGTGTTTGGCATATTGGACTTAATAAATACATTTATTAAATAAAGGATCGGGATATTATGTTGCTTTATCGAAAAGAGATGGGACTGCATATTTATTGTTTGGCACAGGCTATAATGGCCGAAGGAGCTGTTTCAGCTCTACACTGTTCCATGACTTGATGTCAGTATAAATTTAGCTACCTGGAAGGCGGGGTATGGAGGTGTTTGTTCCCAATGCAGGTCGGTGGAAGTGGAGAGATTAGTCGCTTAATCGAACTAGATGGAGGGAAATACCTACTTTGGTGCTGTAGTGATCTATAACTCTGCGAGTAGAGTAAAGGACAGAGGATGTAGCTCTGGGTGACCTCGGTGTTTTGAGTGATCGTGGCAGATGCATTGCTATGTCCAGAACAACATTTGTGCTCAGTGGCAGCCTCCAACTGTAGTGCCTCCACAGTTTAATTTTGTTTGATATTACCAACGCTTCCCAAATGTTTGCTACGGTGAATACAGGACACCAAAGATCTGTTACGGATGTAAGAGGTTAAATATGCTTAAACGGGATTGATTGTTGCATGGACTCTGTTACCTTTTTCAAAACACAGACATACTTTTACAAACATGTTTTAAGTTCAACTTCAGTCTCCTAGTTGATGAAATTTGCATCCTTACTTATTTTCAGTAGCTttgatttaatttaaaatttactccAAATGTTCATGGTGCGACCAGGTGAGTAACCATTGAATTGCATATCAGGTGTGAATTATTTTCAGCAGGAAACCTTCATACACTAGAGATTCCTTCTAATTTATTTCGAAAGTATTTACTCTGCGGGGAGTGCCGATTCCCCTCATGTTATTTGATGTAGTTATTCATAATATGGAAAATTCCCCAGCTCTTAGCCAGATGTACCCATAACAATACATGAGTCCCTCGTGTAAACTGCCATCAATAGAGACAAAACACATCACAGTTGTAGCAGTTGTAAAGCCAGTTGAGACATCTTCGAATCTTCACCGAGACAATATAAATTCATGTTCTGCCCTTTAATTGTAACAGATCCGTGCAATTGTTCAATGTCTCCTTttttgcttttgctgctgctcACCGCATCACCAGAAACACATGGAGTCCTTTGCAGACGTCGAGCAAAATTCAATTTGTCTGATCTATCAAAGGATGGAGATATCATCCTTGGCGGAATATTCCAAATGCATTTGGATCAGATTCACGACTTCCATTCATTTACAATTTCCCCAAAAAACACCGTGTGCAAAAGGTGAGTTAACCACATTTAGAAAGGCAATTCTTTACTAGTGCGCCTTGCATAAATTGTTTTTATACAGTTATTAGATCTTTCAATTCGGGAGCTAATTGCCATCTGAAAAGTAGTACATAATATGATCATTATGTTTTAATGCTACTCTTTCAGAATGGTGGAATAATCATTTTAAATTTTGTGAATCAACGTGAAATGGGTAGTTCAATGTTCACAAAAAGTCTCTTGTGCAGTTAAAAGCATATGTTTGTTATTCAACACTTTGTTTTCCTCTTTGCGATTATGAGACATGATGGCACAAAGAAAGCGACTTGACCGGTATGGTAGTCATGCTATTTCTCCCCATCTGGGAGATCCTAGAAAAACACGTTAAAAATGTGTTTCGACTTCCGGTAAACATTCGCAGGAGATAGTGGTAAATTATGTACCGCAGTGCCGCATTTGGAACTCTGTAGTCACTTGCAATGGGACATAACTTGAAGATACCAAGTGCATTTATCATAATGAGTCTTGCTGAAGAGCTATGAAACGTCGACGATGTATTCTTGTGCAGAGATGCTGGCTGATCTGatgattttctccagcatttgatgtgtgttactcagggtttCCAGCAACTGTGGCATTTCATGTGTTTTTATCCCTTGCTGCCGCCGACCAACACATTGATTGCGATATTTTGTTAATAGAACATAACACACCTCGTGGAATTTTTTGGAAATTCTCTGTCGATAAATTGACTATTACATGGTGACCAGAGAAATCTGTGTCCTTGTTGTACAGACACCTTTAACCTAAACACTTTATATCCTCATCTTACATTAATCCAACAGTTTTTGGTTTGCAAACTTCCGACTGGCGCAAACGATGATTTTTGCCATTGAAGAAATAAACCAGAATGAGAATCTCCTCCCGGGGATCACACTCGGGTATCAGATCCATGATGATTGTTCAGCTTCCGCGATCGCCTCGAAAGCAGCGCTGTCTTTGATCAATGGAGAAGGAGAAGCAATTGAATACACTGAATGTAGAGGTTCCTCCAATGTCGCTGCTATTATTGGATGCGAGGTGTCTACAAATTCTATTGTAACCGCCAGGACAATTGGTTCCTTCAGGATTCCGCTGGTAATGTCACAGCTATTCAACTGTATGAGCTATTCAATTGTATTTGTACTATAACGGTACCATTTCCCTATCAGCACAAATAAAAGCATACAATCCAATGCAGAAATAGGACGTCTTAACAGAAACAATTTAAACACATACGTGTTTATCTTTAGATTTTACAGCAGTTGAAATATGCCAAAAGGTGGTATACAGCGCATAGACCAGTACAAATCAGGAGCATTCACACTGGTCGAACTGTTGTGCCGGATTAATTAAACTACTAGTTAAATGGCGAACTAAACTAATCCCGGTtgtctacacaatgtcaatgtccctccgCTCTCTGCACCTTCATGTGCCATCTAAGAGTTTATTAGGTGCCTCTATCGAATTTACACGCCTCGACCCACACGTATCATATTTCAGGCAACGAACACTGTGTGGGAGAAAAGTGCCCGGCTCATCTCCTTTGTTCTTTGCTGTCTCTCTCCTTTAATCTCTACAACTGTGTATGAAACATTTAAACCCTGGTAGAAAAAAACACGGGCGATGTACTctttctttccctgtctcataatcttgtacattTCAATCACGTCTCCCAAATCCTTCGGCATTCCAGGGAAAACTCACCAAGTTTGTGCAATTTCCCATTgcagcacatgctctctaatccagatggCAACCTAGTAAACCTCCAAAGCCACTACATTGTTCCTATAACTGAGCGAACAGAATTCTAAACAGTGATAATTAAGTCGCTTAAGCAAAGTTCTAAATTATGCCAGTAACATACTGTATATTCTTCTTGTGCTTTGTTTAATATTGCAGTTGTGTACAATCATAAAAGGATTCATAAACATTTTACTTGCAGTAAAATACATCTATTTGCCTCCCTTTCAACAGGTTAGCTATTATTCCACCTGCTCTTGTCTCAGCGATAAGACAGAATACCCTACGTTTTTTCGAACTATTCCTAGCGACCAGTACCAATCCAAAATTCTCGCTGAACTGGTGAGGACCTTTGGATGGTCTTGGATTGGAACTATTAGAAGTAACACCGATTATGGTAATTTCGGAATGGAAGGATTTGtggaacatgtggaaaaaattggAGTATGCATTGCCTACTCTGAGTCATTTTACAGGACCGACCCGCCAGAGAAAATCAGAAAAATTGTCCAGGTGGTTAAACAGGCGTCCACTAAAGTGGTAGTGGCTTTTGCTAACGTTGGTGATATGCGAATTTTATTGAATGAAATTTTGCGTCAAAATGTAACTGGTATACAGTGGATAGGAAGTGAGGCATGGGTGACAGCAGATCTTCTTCTCCCTGAAGAACGAGTAATTTATCTCGCAGGAACAATCGGACTGGCAACCAGAAGGATAGAGATTAATGATCTGAGAGATTATCTGCATAACGTCCATCCTTCCAACTTCCCTGGCAATAATTTGGTGACGGAGTTCTGGGAAACTTtattcaactgctcttttaccAGATACAGAGGGAGAAGCCCGGAGAACTCTCCAAGTCAAGTTCGGAAATGCACAGGGAAGGAGAAGATGGATGGGATAGAAAATGCCTACCTTCCGGCAATAATGGACGGGAGTTCATACCACGTGTATACAGCGGTCTACTCCATCGCTCACGCAATCCACAATCTGTTAACTTGTGTAGAAGGCGCCGGCCCGTTCATGAATAACACATGTGCACATATTGCAAATTTCGAGCCGTGGCAGGTAGGCATGTAATTCATTTTCCAAACCATGCAAACCATTGAAAAGGCCATCAGATATGCGTATATTTTGAAATATATCTTGCTTTCCTTTTTCATTTTCCAATATTCAACCACTAGCCACTAAGTTTTAGTAATGAATTGCATTTTTTATGGTGAAACTTATTCTCAGAACACGGTTTCCAATGTTTTACACGCCAATCTATTGTTCAGTGGGAAATTTAGCATTTAATGTACAAATATGTAATCTTCCCGAAGTACAGTGTTGATCAGGCGTAGATCGTTTATAAAGTTTATTGACCGTTGGATGAATGCTGGAAAGGTTACTGGCAGAACTCTCCAGATGTTCGTATTGTAGGTACCTGTGGACTTTGACACTTTCTTTATTAGATAACGTTGAGAGGGTAGCGCCTAACAAACTGTGCAGAGAACATAGATGCATCCTTGTGGTTTCACAGTGACGTACATTCCTGGAGTACGAGTCTAAGACCGTGCCTTAGATCCACAACACACAGCTTCAGATTCAGTGATCACATCTGGCTATCAACGACAACTATATTATTCCTTAAACATATCCACTCTCCCACGGCAAGATCAAATATACGTACCTCCTTTTTGTAGTACTTGTCATGCAGTGCATTTGAATCATTTACGTTTACAGCAAATTTGATTGTCCGTATTTAGGTCGATGGTATCCACACACTGATTAAAGAAGACCCTTACATGTTTCGTTTCCTACCGTTCCCTCACTAGTTACTGCACTACCTCCGCACTGTGAATTTCACAGCGAAGACTGGAGACACAGTATATTTTGATGAAAATGGAGACCCGGTGCCAAGATACGAAATCGTGAACTTACAAGGCAAATTCAAGGGCGGCGTTGACATTGTAAACGTCGGATATTATGACGGCTCGGCAAAGCCAGGGCACGAACTATTAATAAATGTCGGAGATATCATGTGGAGCACGACACAAAATACGGTATGGCCTTCTCTTAATATTCACTTGGAATGGAAAATAGCTGCATATGTATGTCGTAGTAGTTCATAGTATTATTCTAATGTCACTACATTAGTTGTCCCCACATGGTAAGGGTTCACGTACTGTGCAATCAGGTTATAAATTAAGTACAGTTGAGTATTGTACAGGTTGACGTGCTGCTTTGCTCTGCATTATGCATCCAGAATGAATGTAACAATATGTCATAAGTGATTTATCGTTGATGATGATATAGACCAAATGAGATCCACAACAAGAAATAATTTATGTTAAGGCTGTTCTTGTTCGCTTAGAATATCCAGAAACATCTCAACCAAAACTGCTTATGCGACTTCGATAGCTATGAGGCCTGACCTGAGAAAGAGGCGAAATTGCTAGGAAACGCGTTTGAACTGCAGCTAAAAGTTGATATATTGTAATACGCCCTGGACCTCTAGCTTGCAGAAATGcagagagacacagacacaacagAGTATTCAGAGACGTAAGTCAAAGTCTCTGCGGGAAAAAAGACTTTAATATTGcaaataaataaagtaataaaCAAACGAAGGAAATGGAGCAAATACGTGCGATATCTATATCTACATAGCCAATAAAGCCCACTGAGATAGTTAATTTCTGCAAACCAAAGGCTATTGAGAGATAGTTCAGACTCTTTGAGAGATTTCGGTTTGTAAGCAATCTCATTCAGGCTTTAGAAGAGGCTCAAGTAAACACACTGATATCCATGGAACACAGGGAGGACACAGCTGGTTTATATCCTGGGTGGATTAGGAGTACAGAAAAATGCAGGATAGTTTCAGATAATATTTCAAAGGAAAACTAGAGGCAATATATGACCAGGCAAAATAGAACTCCAGTAAACATGAGTTAGGTGAAAGTGTAAATGGCTGTCAGACCACTGTATATATGGATATCTGAGAGATGAGGTCATTGAATGCACGATTGTCGATAGGCTAAATGATATCATATTTTCGAAGAGACTTCAGCTGCAGACTAATCTCACACAAGAGAAAGCTATTATTATGGTCAGACAGAGTGAGAATGTTCGTCAGCAAAAGCCAAAACTCCGCCACGAAATCAATGCTGTGGTAAAGCTGAAAGCGCTACAAAATGAAGCGTACAAACAAAGTGCAGTCAGACTGACTGCAAAAAGAGGTGACAGTAGAGCTGAGTTCaacaaacagacaaacaaaacaaagaaccagTAAAATATCAAACTACATtagtcctgtgactagtggtgcgacACATGaatcagtactgggtccattgttatttgtcatctatatcaatgatctggatggtaatgcggtaaattggatcagcaaatttgctgatgatacaaagaatgGTGGAGTGCACAGGGaggaaagttttcaaagcttgcaggggatttggaccagctggacaaatgggctgaatgggtttaaaacagacaagtgtgagttactgcactttggaaggaaaatcctaggtagaacatacaaaataaatagtagggcactgaggagtgcagtagaacagaggggtctaggaatacaaatacaaaattccctaaaagtggcgtcacaggtagatagggtagtaaagagagcttttggtacattggcctttataaatcaaagtattgagtataagagttagaacgttatggtgaggttgtataaggcattagtaaggctgaatttggagtattgtgtgcagttttggtcgcggaattacaggaaggatattaataatgttgaaagagtgcagagaagcttTGCAAgggtgttgccgggacttgagaaactgagttacagagaaaggttgaatagattcggactttattccctggagcgtagaagatgaGGGATTTGtgaaagaggtatataaaattatgatgggtatagatagagtgaatgcaagcagactttgtctactgaggttaggggagCAAAAATAAAACAGAGCACATGGGTTAACTACggaggggggaaagtttaaagggaacatgggggggagcttcttcacacagagagtggtgggagtgtggaatgaactgccaggtgaagtggtaaatgcgtgctcacttttaatatttaagaaaaacctggactggtacatggatgaaaggtgtatggagggatatggtgcaggtgcaggtcaatgccTAGTTTCATCGATCTCAACCCGGACCATAATCCTCCATACATCTGCAAACTTCTTTAAATGTTCAAATCAAATGCGCACCCATAACTTCCATTGGCATTTCGTCCTAACcgttcaacagacgacgccatcgccaccaccctccacttggcccttacacatctggacaaaaaaagacaccgacatttgaatgctgttcatagacttcagttcagcattcaacataatcatTCCTAatacctgattggaaagctgaaaatGCTGGGCCTGAACATTcgctctacaactggatcctagacttccagactgggagacctcagtcagtccggatcggcagcattctctccaacaccatcacactgaacacgggGCTCCTCAGGTCTGTGcgttcagtccactgctgttccctctgctgacccacgactgtgcaacaacacacagctcgaaccacatcatcaagatcgccgatgacacgaccgtggtgggtcttatcagcaagaacgacaagtcagcttacagagaggaggtgtagcggctaacggactggcgcagagccaacaacctgtctctgaatgtgaacaacaCAGAagtgatggttgttgacttcaggagagcacggagggaccactctccgctgaacattgacagttcctccgttgagatcgttaagagcaccaaatttcttggtgttcacctggcggagaatctcacctagtccgtcaacaccagctccatagtcaagaaagcccagcaacatctcttctttctgcgaaggctgagaaaagtccatctacc is a window of Hemitrygon akajei chromosome 3, sHemAka1.3, whole genome shotgun sequence DNA encoding:
- the LOC140724522 gene encoding extracellular calcium-sensing receptor-like, with protein sequence MIFAIEEINQNENLLPGITLGYQIHDDCSASAIASKAALSLINGEGEAIEYTECRGSSNVAAIIGCEVSTNSIVTARTIGSFRIPLVSYYSTCSCLSDKTEYPTFFRTIPSDQYQSKILAELVRTFGWSWIGTIRSNTDYGNFGMEGFVEHVEKIGVCIAYSESFYRTDPPEKIRKIVQVVKQASTKVVVAFANVGDMRILLNEILRQNVTGIQWIGSEAWVTADLLLPEERVIYLAGTIGLATRRIEINDLRDYLHNVHPSNFPGNNLVTEFWETLFNCSFTRYRGRSPENSPSQVRKCTGKEKMDGIENAYLPAIMDGSSYHVYTAVYSIAHAIHNLLTCVEGAGPFMNNTCAHIANFEPWQLLHYLRTVNFTAKTGDTVYFDENGDPVPRYEIVNLQGKFKGGVDIVNVGYYDGSAKPGHELLINVGDIMWSTTQNTIPRAVCSEPCLPGTRKVSRKGQPICCFDCVECADGEISNTTDCTDCIKCPSEYWSNQAKTQCVLKTVEFLSFTEVLGFVLVTLALLGVCFTLTTAAIFYRYRETPIVKANNSELSFLLLFALLLCFIFSLAFIGQPSGWSCMLRRTAFGVVFVLCISCILGKTILVVVAFKATLPNSSVMYWFGPTQQRLGVFILTILQCLVCVVWLSVSPPFPVKNMSHYKDIIILECDVGSLTAFYLVSAYIALLSIVSLVLAFLARKLPDSFNDAKYITFSMLIFCAVWITFIPAYVSSPGKYTVATEVFAVWASSFGLLVCIFAPKCYIILLKPENNTKKYMMTKGSSR